Proteins co-encoded in one Aspergillus flavus chromosome 2, complete sequence genomic window:
- a CDS encoding putative integral membrane protein Pth11-like protein — protein sequence MSSLVIGTAPEGLDLSANRIAQNDGTVAAVMAIATVFVGLRFWARTTNKSADLAYDDWFVLVALIIFAYVILYATTVPMVKLSVLLLYRRIFRLTWTLYFCAFLSIGYAISVSTTISVACVPSSFFWTQWVYPLSGGYCRINLYQFYLWNGVANLFTDVIILCLPMPIVWSLQMPKGQKWAISGIFLLGGFVCVATIVRICAITKMKDSVDITWVIGDAMIWSNVEPCIGIVSACLPTLRPLLRQIPQLRLWGMFGSSGLSRDYKMTGEGTSGISGTPLQSTGNRSGYRASNGKKYQFWPEEDEIYLTTDVGRASTHPREEGVIPSNGSTASGQELNAMQIRVKQNFDWREENP from the exons ATGTCAAGCCTTGTCATCGGCACTGCGCCGGAGGGTCTGGACTTGTCCGCCAACAGAATCGCTCAGAATGACGGCACGGTTGCTGCTGTCATGGCAATTGCCACAGTTTTCGTGGGTTTGCGATTTTGGGCCCGAACGACGAATAAAAGTGCCGATTTAGCCTATGATGACTGGTTTGTTTTGGTGGCATTG ATTATCTTCGCCTACGTTATCCTGTACGCCACGACAGTTCCCATGGTCAAATTATCCGTGCTTCTTCTCTATCGCCGCATTTTCCGCTTGACTTGGACGTTGTATTTCTGCGCATTTCTCTCGATCGGATATGCTATCTCAGTCTCTACCACCATCTCGGTCGCCTGCGTCCcgtcatctttcttctggacTCAATGGGTATATCCTTTGAGCGGAGGTTATTGTCGCATCAATCTCTACCAATTCTATTTGTGGAACGGTGTCGCCAACTTGTTCACTGATGTCATCATTCTATGCCTGCCCATGCCGATCGTATGGAGCCTGCAGATGCCCAAGGGTCAGAAATGGGCCATTAGCGGTATCTTCTTGCTCGGTGGATT CGTCTGCGTAGCCACAATTGTCCGCATCTGCGCCATCACCAAAATGAAAGACTCCGTCGACATCACATGGGTAATCGGCGACGCCATGATCTGGTCCAACGTCGAACCCTGCATCGGTATCGTCAGCGCCTGTCTCCCGACGCTTCGGCCACTCTTGCGTCAGATCCCTCAGCTCAGACTCTGGGGCATGTTCGGCAGCAGTGGGCTCTCGAGGGACTATAAAATGACCGGCGAGGGCACTTCGGGCATTTCGGGCACGCCGCTGCAGAGTACCGGGAACCGATCCGGCTATCGGGCCTCAAATGGTAAGAAGTATCAGTTCTGGccagaagaggatgagatcTACCTGACCACCGACGTAGGACGTGCTAGTACTCATCCAAGAGAGGAAGGCGTGATCCCGTCGAATGGCTCTACTGCTTCCGGTCAGGAGCTGAATGCTATGCAGATTAGGGTGAAGCAGAACTTTGACTGGAGGGAGGAGAATCCATGA
- a CDS encoding WD repeat-containing protein, with protein MRFKPLLLSLLGVSPLGMISIAQAAAGNCQSLSDGSTPVISDCCSGQKSGTASVDGHVIEYSCRNFKRSASINIKGPYAEGSAQACAKRCVFRRCTMAVYKDNNECRYTNDANPEMEYDDTVLAMENKGKDDMTDEVRKALAKCKEECEKDKEKLKKECQEQKIELGDKCLREKEELRRQCTENEERQNKQCEDQKSDMRNKCQEEKNELRRQCAEDAKEESKACEDRVKVIQEQLTECRDKNLQDTRWVSNPGVLGTEVKAKAVAFSPKNERMAVGELSPQRVVVWDMKTRQPLAGWETGAGAGMPMSVALSPDGTKVLCGTYEGAVKMWDVSTSSEQIFQEPKGRVSRVNRVAFSPDGRQVAAGLADGKVLIWDVSTNTQITTQGHSGAVQALEFSPTSGKLVSGSKDKTIRFWDPRTGRKDNEISHPGGGLNAIAFSPDGKSLASGSDDSSVRVWNAETLAQRRLLPAHTGPINDLAFSADGRQLASVSDDGTLRIWSLADDYVLSSHQQRKAEAVAFSPDGKYLASVVALEGLLLWTRN; from the coding sequence ATGCGCTTCAAGCCATTGCTCCTTTCGTTGCTGGGGGTAAGCCCTCTCGGCATGATCTCCATCGCCCAGGCAGCCGCCGGAAATTGCCAGTCGTTATCAGATGGCAGTACCCCTGTAATTAGTGATTGCTGCTCTGGGCAGAAGTCAGGAACAGCATCAGTCGATGGCCATGTGATTGAATATTCCTGTCGGAACTTCAAACGCTCCGCTTCCATAAATATCAAAGGCCCTTATGCGGAAGGAAGTGCTCAAGCGTGTGCCAAACGGTGCGTGTTTCGCCGTTGCACCATGGCTGTTTATAAAGACAACAATGAATGCCGCTACACCAACGATGCGAACCCCGAAATGGAGTACGATGATACGGTGCTGGCTATGGAGAACAAAGGGAAAGACGACATGACGGATGAGGTCAGGAAGGCTCTTGCTAAGTGCAAGGAGGAATgtgagaaggacaaggaaaagttgaaaaaggaatgtcaagaacaaaagataGAACTGGGCGATAAGTGCctgagagagaaggaggagctGCGCAGGCAATGCACCGAAAACGAGGAAAGGCAGAACAAGCAATGCGAAGACCAAAAGTCAGACATGCGGAACAAGTGCcaagaggaaaagaatgaGCTGCGCAGGCAGTGCGCCGAAGACGCAAAggaggaaagcaaagcaTGCGAGGACCGCGTAAAAGTTATTCAAGAGCAGCTTACTGAATGCCGTGACAAAAATCTACAGGATACCCGATGGGTGTCCAATCCAGGCGTTCTGGGCACTGAGGTCAAAGCCAAGGCCGTGGCCTTCTCCCCGAAAAATGAGAGAATGGCAGTCGGAGAGCTCAGTCCTCAAAGAGTTGTAGTGTGGGATATGAAAACTCGGCAGCCCTTGGCTGGATGGGAAAcgggagctggagctggcaTGCCTATGAGTGTTGCATTGTCCCCAGATGGTACCAAGGTCCTTTGTGGAACATACGAGGGAGCGGTCAAGATGTGGGATGTAAGCACCAGCTCTGAGCAGATATTCCAAGAGCCAAAGGGCCGCGTGAGCCGCGTGAACCGAGTTGCATTCTCTCCAGATGGCAGGCAAGTTGCGGCCGGATTGGCTGATGGAAAAGTCCTGATATGGGACGTGTCAACAAATACCCAGATCACTACTCAAGGGCATTCTGGTGCTGTGCAGGCTTTGGAGTTTTCGCCCACAAGCGGGAAGCTTGTTTCAGGATCGAAGGATAAGACAATTCGATTTTGGGATCCGCGGACTGGAAGGAAAGACAATGAGATCTCTCACCCGGGTGGTGGTCTCAATGCAATCGCATTTTCGCCTGACGGAAAGAGCCTGGCATCTGGATCGGATGACAGTAGTGTTAGGGTGTGGAATGCTGAGACACTAGCTCAGCGTCGGCTTCTCCCTGCTCATACGGGCCCTATTAATGACTTGGCCTTCTCCGCTGACGGCAGGCAGCTTGCCTCTGTATCGGATGATGGAACACTTAGGATCTGGTCTCTTGCAGATGACTACGTCCTTAGTTCACACCAACAGCGCAAGGCTGAAGCTGTTGCATTCTCCCCAGATGGAAAATATCTTGCATCTGTCGTGGCTTTGGAGGGATTGTTGTTGTGGACGCGCAATTAA
- a CDS encoding putative cytochrome P450, translating into MELFCAKNCIVPSSSLSASNATVTMALLVILGIGLVTYLVFLSIYRLYFHPLSHIPGPKLAAITHGYEFYHNIIRGGLFIWELERLHEVYGPIIRINPREVHIKDPDYYDDIYASSARKREKDPVLVAQFGLEGSGFSAIDQETHHQRRAPVAKFFSKRAIENQEHLIRDSLNKLVGHFQEACRAHTVVSLDAAFAALTSDVIHQYAYGFNPNNLDKEGFNAKVRDGINGLFQLAHLLYFFPILQTLMNVMPLPLLQVLNPPAFALASQKKELYEQGAAALEKANSKAGSGTLIDTLAAPSMPEHMRSAHRLMNEGFALVIGGTETTARSLALGAWHLFTREDIRNKLREELKQVMPTPDSQPTWNDLEKLPYMSGVISESLRLSTGIANRSSRVAPTEALVYKDYTIPPGTPVSETNYFTLMDPEIFPDPHAFDPERWIRAAAKGQRLDRYLVNFSKGSRMCVGLNLAYAELFLVIATIVRRFDIELYETPKSNIDFARDFGTPYPDKGNFSVRALVTGVISE; encoded by the exons ATGGAATTATTTTGTGC TAAGAATTGTAttgttccttcttcatctttgtcTGCGAGTAATGCAACCGTCACCATGGCCTTGTTGGTGATATTAGGGATAGGTTTGGTTACCTATTTGGTGTTTCTGAGTATCTATCGCCTGTATTTTCACCCATTGAGCCATATCCCCGGCCCAAAGTTGGCTGCGATTACCCATGGCTACGAATTTTACCACAACATCATCCGAGGCGGCCTATTTATCTGGGAGCTCGAACGGCTGCATGAAGTTTACG GCCCAATCATCCGCATAAACCCCCGTGAAGTTCACATCAAGGACCCGGATTACTACGATGACATCTACGCCTCCAGCGCCCGCAAACGCGAAAAGGACCCCGTTCTCGTCGCCCAGTTCGGCCTCGAAGGCTCGGGCTTCTCAGCAATCGACCAGGAAACTCATCACCAGCGGCGCGCACCCGTGGCGAaattcttctccaagcgcGCGATCGAGAACCAGGAACACTTGATCCGCGACAGTTTGAACAAACTCGTGGGGCATTTCCAGGAGGCTTGTCGTGCGCACACGGTCGTCAGTTTGGACGCTGCGTTTGCGGCGTTAACCTCCGATGTCATCCACCAGTATGCGTACGGATTCAACCCTAATAATCTTGATAAGGAGGGGTTCAACGCCAAGGTCCGAGATGGCATCAATGGTCTCTTCCAGCTTGCGCATCTGCTTTacttcttccccatcttgCAGACGCTTATGAATGTCATGCCGCTTCCCCTGTTGCAGGTGTTGAACCCCCCTGCGTTTGCGTTGGCGAGTCAGAAAAAGGAGCTCTATGAGCAGGGTGCGGCTGCGCTGGAAAAGGCAAACTCCAAGGCTGGCAGTGGGACATTGATCGACACGCTTGCCGCGCCATCCATGCCGGAACATATGCGTTCTGCGCATCGGCTCATGAATGAGGGCTTTGCTTTGGTGATTGGCGGTACCGAGACGACTGCAAGGTCGCTTGCTCTTGGGGCGTGGCATTTGTTCACTAGAGAGGATATCCGAAACAAGCTTCGCGAGGAGCTGAAGCAAGTGATGCCGACGCCGGATTCTCAGCCGACGTGGAATGACTTGGAAAAACTGCCGTACATG TCCGGAGTAATCAGCGAATCCCTACGTCTTTCAACCGGAATTGCGAATCGATCATCGAGAGTAGCACCTACCGAAGCGCTGGTGTATAAAGACTACACTATCCCGCCTGGA ACCCCCGTCAGCGAAACAAATTACTTCACCCTGATGGACCCGGAAATCTTTCCTGATCCCCACGCTTTTGACCCGGAACGATGGATCCGGGCCGCTGCCAAGGGACAGCGATTGGACCGCTATCTGGTGAACTTCTCGAAAGGAAGCCGCATGTGTGTGGGCTTGAA CTTGGCCTATGCGGAGCTGTTCCTGGTCATCGCTACGATCGTCCGTCGGTTTGATATTGAGCTGTATGAGACGCCGAAGAGTAATATCGATTTTGCTCGCGATTtcggtactccgtacccgGATAAGGGTAACTTTAGTGTGCGGGCCTTGGTTACGGGAGTTATTAGCGAGTAG